ATATTCCTTTCACACAGCCTGCGATAAAAACGGATTTGTATTAGGAGTAAAAGTTGAAGCAGCGAATGTACACGACAGCGTAATGTTTGAAGAAGTACTAAAAGAAGTTGAAAATAGGGTAGGAAAACCGAAAGCAATAGCAGTAGATGCAGGATACAAAAATCCGTACATATTAAAGACAATATTTGATAGAGAAATAATACCAGCAGTGCCATACACAAGACCAAAAACAAAAGACGGTTTTATGAAGAAACATGAGTTTGTGTATGATGAATATTATGACTGTTACATATGCCCGCAGAATGAAATACTAACATATGTTACAACCAATAGAGAAGGATATAGAGAATACAAATCAAACCCAGAAAAATGTAAAAACTGTCCTTTAAGAGAAAAGTGTACCCAAAGTAAAGACTACACAAAGAGGATATTCAGGCACATATGGGAAGGATATGTAGAAGAAGCAGAACACCTAAGGCATACACCTTACTGTAAAGAAGTATATGAGAGAAGGAAAGAGACAATAGAGAGAGTGTTTGCAGATTTAAAGGAGAAGCATGGTTTGCGATGGACAACATTAAGAGGGAAAGAAAAATTGTCCATGCAAGCGATGCTTGTTTTTGCTGCCATGAATTTAAAGAAAATGGCCTTATGGTTATGGAGGAAGGGCAAAGGGCCCTTTGACATTTCAAAACTTTATCCATTATTTGGAGTTTTAAAGAAAATTTTATCCAGATATATACAGCCCCTGTTTTCGGTACTAAGAAAACAGGGGCTAAAATTTTACTTTGTCAACAAACTGAAGCTGTGGGAAACCGCAGCTTTTCTCTTTTGCAAAAACTGTTGGAGAGAAGAAAATATGTGATAAAATATATAGGTAAGTGGATTATATACAGGAGATTTACAGCGAAAGGGATGAAATAAGTTTGAAAATAGGCGATGTAGTTTTAAAAAATAACGTATTTTTATCTCCTATGGCAGGGGTTACAGATAAGCCTTTTAGAGTGATTTGCCAAGAAATGGGTTGTGGCCTTGCATACACAGAAATGGTTAGTGCCAAAGGCCTTTATTATGGCAGTGAAAATACAAAAGTGTTGACAGATATTGATGAGGAAGAGAAGGTGGCTCTTCAAATATTTGGTTCTGATCCAGATATTATGGGGGAGATAGCAAGAAGGCTAAATGATAGCAAAGCTTTAATTCTCGATATAAACATGGGATGTCCTACCCCTAAAATAGTTAAAAATGGTGATGGAGCGGCACTTATGCTGAAACCAGAATTAGCAGAAAAAGTAATGGAATCTGTTGTGAAAGCATCAAATAAACCTGTGACAGTTAAAATAAGAAAAGGGTGGGATGATAATCATGTAAATGCAGTAGAGATAGCACAAATTGCTGAAAAGGTTGGCGTTAAAGCAGTAGCAGTACATGGAAGGACGAGAGAACAATTTTATTCTGGAAAAGCTGACTGGAGTATAATAAAA
The sequence above is a segment of the Thermoanaerobacter ethanolicus JW 200 genome. Coding sequences within it:
- a CDS encoding IS1182 family transposase; protein product: MLTKKQDARHQIEFVSIDQLVPKDHLLRKIEKVIDFSFIYDLVKDKYSEDHGRPSIDPVVLIKILFIQYLFGIPSIRRTIAEIKTNVAYRWFLGYGLTEEIPHFSTFSQNYIRRFKGTDIFEKIFTKILEEAIRHGLVNAEEVFIDSTHVKASANKKKYTKEIIEQEAKTYQEKLEEEINKDREAHGKKPLKKIKTIKTKEVKVSKTDPDSGMLNKNEKEKCFAYSFHTACDKNGFVLGVKVEAANVHDSVMFEEVLKEVENRVGKPKAIAVDAGYKNPYILKTIFDREIIPAVPYTRPKTKDGFMKKHEFVYDEYYDCYICPQNEILTYVTTNREGYREYKSNPEKCKNCPLREKCTQSKDYTKRIFRHIWEGYVEEAEHLRHTPYCKEVYERRKETIERVFADLKEKHGLRWTTLRGKEKLSMQAMLVFAAMNLKKMALWLWRKGKGPFDISKLYPLFGVLKKILSRYIQPLFSVLRKQGLKFYFVNKLKLWETAAFLFCKNCWREENM
- the dusB gene encoding tRNA dihydrouridine synthase DusB translates to MKIGDVVLKNNVFLSPMAGVTDKPFRVICQEMGCGLAYTEMVSAKGLYYGSENTKVLTDIDEEEKVALQIFGSDPDIMGEIARRLNDSKALILDINMGCPTPKIVKNGDGAALMLKPELAEKVMESVVKASNKPVTVKIRKGWDDNHVNAVEIAQIAEKVGVKAVAVHGRTREQFYSGKADWSIIKKVKESVKIPVIGNGDIFTPEDAKRMLEETGCDAILIGRGAQGNPWIFKRTVHFLNTGELLPEPTIQEKIEVIIRHLEMMIEYKGERTGILEMRKHIAWYLKGLYGSAKLREAVFKMEKYEQIKEFLLNIAKTYAD